Proteins encoded within one genomic window of Rhizobium favelukesii:
- a CDS encoding IS1634 family transposase, with amino-acid sequence MFLRENRRFKDGKQHRYWNIVENRRCAGGKVVQRQVLYLGEINDGQLADWSRAIEAFDEDTQRYRQLSLFPADKTLPQGAAGYGVQVRLDAMQLHRPRQWGACWLASHLYEELQLDAFWSPRLPASRKGRDWQKILQTLVCYRLIDPGSEWRLHRQWFEESAMADLLGADFALAAKNGLYGCLDKILPHKQDLFSHLRQRWQDLFGARFDVLLYDLTSTYFESPPPEEETDKRRYGYSRDKRSDCVQVVIALVVTPDGFPLAYEVLPGNTADSTTLRSFLQKIEAQYGKAERIWVMDRGIPTEEVLAEMRQADPPVYYLVGTPKGRLSKLEKALLDKPWKSVRQGVDVKLLPQEQETYVFAQSHARIHKERAMRQRKLRWLWTRLTQIAGMTLTRKELLMKLGAARSKAPAAWRLLDIDIPDSGTVFTFKLNRNKLRAVRRREGRYLLRTNLNGRDPADLWQFYIQLTEIEAAFKNLKDDLQLRPIYHQHEPRIEAHIFVAFMAYCLQVTLRARLKPLAPGLTPRAVLDKMAAIQMLDVHFPTTDRRTLVLTRYTEPNADQKLLLRQLKLELPPQPPPRITTATLPARHPAPPL; translated from the coding sequence ATGTTTTTGCGCGAGAATCGACGCTTCAAAGACGGCAAGCAACACCGCTACTGGAACATCGTCGAGAACCGGCGATGTGCCGGCGGCAAGGTGGTGCAGCGACAGGTGCTTTATCTTGGCGAGATCAATGACGGTCAACTCGCTGACTGGAGCCGCGCGATCGAAGCTTTTGATGAGGATACCCAGCGTTACAGACAGCTTTCGTTATTTCCCGCCGACAAGACGCTTCCACAAGGCGCGGCAGGCTATGGCGTGCAAGTGCGGCTCGATGCGATGCAGTTGCATCGGCCGCGGCAATGGGGCGCTTGTTGGCTGGCAAGTCATCTCTATGAGGAGTTGCAGCTCGATGCGTTCTGGTCGCCTCGTCTGCCCGCCTCCCGGAAGGGAAGAGACTGGCAGAAGATCCTGCAAACGCTGGTGTGTTATCGCCTGATCGATCCGGGCAGTGAGTGGCGGCTGCATCGGCAATGGTTCGAAGAGAGCGCCATGGCCGATCTGTTGGGGGCGGATTTTGCGCTGGCAGCGAAGAACGGTCTCTATGGTTGCCTGGACAAGATCCTGCCTCACAAGCAAGACCTGTTTTCTCACTTGCGGCAACGCTGGCAGGATCTGTTTGGCGCGCGATTTGACGTGTTGCTCTATGATCTGACCAGCACCTACTTTGAATCACCTCCGCCGGAGGAGGAGACCGATAAGCGCCGCTATGGCTATAGCCGCGACAAGCGCAGCGATTGTGTTCAGGTCGTCATCGCACTTGTGGTTACGCCGGACGGCTTTCCGCTTGCTTATGAAGTGCTCCCCGGCAACACAGCCGATAGCACGACATTGCGCAGCTTCTTGCAGAAGATCGAAGCGCAATATGGCAAGGCCGAACGCATCTGGGTGATGGATCGCGGCATTCCCACCGAGGAAGTCCTGGCCGAGATGCGCCAGGCCGATCCGCCGGTCTATTATCTGGTCGGCACGCCCAAGGGACGGCTCTCCAAGCTGGAGAAAGCGTTGCTCGATAAGCCCTGGAAGAGCGTGCGCCAGGGCGTCGACGTCAAGCTCCTGCCGCAAGAGCAAGAGACCTATGTCTTTGCCCAGAGCCATGCACGCATCCACAAAGAACGCGCCATGCGACAGCGTAAACTGCGATGGCTGTGGACGCGCCTGACGCAAATTGCCGGCATGACGCTGACGCGCAAGGAGCTGTTGATGAAGCTCGGAGCCGCGCGTTCAAAGGCGCCTGCGGCATGGCGGCTGCTTGATATTGATATTCCCGACAGCGGCACGGTGTTCACATTCAAGCTCAACCGCAACAAGCTGCGCGCTGTGCGCCGGCGCGAAGGACGCTATTTGCTGCGCACCAATCTCAATGGCCGCGATCCCGCCGATCTGTGGCAGTTTTATATCCAACTCACCGAGATTGAAGCCGCCTTCAAAAACCTCAAGGACGATCTGCAATTGCGGCCGATCTATCATCAGCACGAGCCTCGTATCGAGGCGCACATCTTCGTGGCTTTCATGGCATATTGCCTGCAGGTCACGCTACGAGCCCGCCTGAAGCCACTCGCGCCCGGTCTCACGCCGCGTGCCGTGCTCGATAAGATGGCCGCCATTCAGATGCTCGACGTGCATTTTCCGACAACAGACCGCCGAACACTGGTGCTCACCCGCTACACCGAACCCAATGCCGACCAGAAGCTCTTGCTGAGGCAGCTCAAACTCGAATTGCCGCCTCAGCCGCCGCCACGCATTACGACTGCAACGCTCCCAGCCCGCCACCCAGCCCCGCCTCTGTAG
- a CDS encoding IS630 family transposase (programmed frameshift), with product MGSAIALRDDFDGPALRQFAKGTKDAAQARRLLALAEIYDGGSRTDAARIGGVTLQIVRDWVVRFNEHGSAGLLNGKAPGNRPKLNDDQRQALAKIVERGPIPAIHGVVRWRRKDLVQWIFQEFRISMDETTVGRELKALGFAKLSARPRHYAQNEPEVDAFKKKFPAALAAIRSSLPKNTEIELWWADEARIGQKNKITRRWARRGTRPSAPLDQRTMWAYIFGAICPKKGKGAGLVLPYCDTDAMNQHLLEISQAVDDGAHAVLILDQAGWHVTPKLSVPDNITLLFLPPRSPELNPVENVWQFMRDNWLSNRIFTDYEDIVAHCCAAWNKLVAQPWKIMSIGLREWAHRF from the exons ATGGGTTCGGCGATTGCATTGCGCGATGATTTTGATGGTCCTGCTCTGCGGCAGTTCGCGAAAGGGACCAAGGATGCCGCTCAAGCGCGGCGGCTTCTGGCGTTGGCGGAAATTTATGACGGCGGCTCGCGTACAGATGCGGCCCGGATCGGGGGCGTGACCTTGCAGATTGTTCGCGACTGGGTCGTTCGTTTCAATGAGCACGGGTCGGCCGGGCTCCTCAACGGCAAGGCTCCCGGCAATCGGCCCAAGCTGAATGATGATCAGCGCCAGGCCTTGGCCAAGATTGTAGAGCGTGGTCCGATCCCGGCTATCCACGGTGTCGTTCGGTGGCGGCGCAAGGATCTGGTCCAATGGATCTTCCAGGAATTCCGGATCTCGATGGACGAGACCACGGTTGGTCGCGAATTGAAGGCTCTCGGCTTTGCCAAGCTGTCTGCCCGGCCGCGCCACTACGCCCAGAATGAACCCGAAGTGGACGCTTTTAAAAAGA AGTTCCCTGCCGCATTGGCAGCCATCAGAAGCAGCCTCCCGAAGAATACCGAGATCGAACTCTGGTGGGCCGACGAGGCGCGCATAGGTCAGAAAAACAAGATCACCCGCCGATGGGCTCGCCGTGGCACCCGACCTTCAGCGCCGCTGGATCAACGGACGATGTGGGCGTACATCTTCGGTGCCATCTGCCCCAAGAAAGGTAAGGGCGCGGGCCTCGTATTGCCCTATTGCGATACCGACGCCATGAATCAACATCTGCTGGAAATCAGCCAGGCAGTCGATGACGGCGCTCACGCGGTCCTCATCCTCGATCAAGCCGGATGGCACGTCACGCCGAAGCTCAGCGTCCCTGACAACATCACATTGCTGTTCTTGCCGCCGCGTTCGCCTGAATTGAACCCTGTCGAAAACGTCTGGCAGTTTATGAGGGACAACTGGCTGTCGAACCGCATCTTCACAGACTACGAGGACATCGTCGCTCACTGCTGTGCCGCCTGGAACAAACTCGTCGCGCAACCCTGGAAGATAATGTCCATTGGACTGCGCGAGTGGGCGCATCGGTTTTGA
- a CDS encoding LysR family transcriptional regulator, with product MMFTFHAMKLDVPESTWARSMRKFGMCASHLGDFAPMIDWEDVRHFLAVAQSGTLSGAARSLKVDHATVSRRLAALEAELDAKLVDRLPRSCRLTSLGRQVFERAIEMEASAYGIVRLAKADHAPLVGRITLSAPPVLVTHLLTERLTRFRESYPEIRLSLSAQAQRVSLSRREADVAVRFVRPDETSSVTRKIGTMAFGLYAHRSYAHLAAPQRWEFIGWDQTFADTPAQSWLLGIAGRRPVVCELTYSSEHLIAVRAGVGVAGLPCFMGERDRDLVRIDERAPYFARDIWLVVHSDLHKTPAVRAVMDFVVDVVSECPSLAIQ from the coding sequence ATGATGTTCACTTTCCATGCGATGAAACTTGACGTCCCGGAAAGTACATGGGCGCGTTCCATGCGAAAATTCGGTATGTGTGCCAGCCATCTTGGAGATTTTGCACCGATGATTGACTGGGAAGACGTTCGCCATTTCCTCGCCGTTGCTCAAAGCGGCACGCTGTCTGGCGCTGCCCGCAGCCTCAAGGTGGATCACGCGACTGTAAGCAGACGACTTGCTGCGTTAGAGGCTGAACTTGACGCGAAACTGGTAGATCGCCTGCCGCGCTCCTGTCGTCTCACCAGCTTGGGCAGGCAGGTGTTCGAGCGGGCCATCGAGATGGAGGCTTCAGCCTATGGCATCGTTCGCCTTGCGAAGGCAGATCACGCTCCGCTTGTCGGCCGGATCACGCTGAGCGCGCCGCCAGTGCTCGTAACCCATCTTCTAACCGAACGGTTGACACGGTTCAGGGAGAGCTATCCCGAGATCCGGCTGTCGCTCTCCGCGCAAGCGCAACGGGTTTCACTGAGCCGTCGGGAGGCTGATGTCGCTGTACGGTTCGTGAGGCCGGATGAAACCAGTAGCGTGACACGGAAGATCGGCACAATGGCCTTTGGCCTCTATGCGCACCGTTCCTATGCCCATCTGGCCGCACCCCAACGCTGGGAGTTCATAGGGTGGGACCAAACTTTTGCCGATACGCCGGCCCAATCGTGGCTGCTCGGAATTGCTGGCCGACGCCCAGTCGTTTGCGAACTGACTTACTCAAGCGAACACCTGATCGCGGTGCGGGCCGGAGTGGGCGTAGCAGGTTTGCCTTGTTTTATGGGTGAACGCGATCGTGATCTCGTTCGGATTGACGAGCGTGCACCATACTTCGCACGCGACATATGGCTCGTGGTTCACAGCGACTTGCATAAAACTCCTGCGGTCCGGGCAGTTATGGACTTCGTGGTGGACGTCGTCTCCGAATGTCCGAGCCTGGCTATCCAATAG
- a CDS encoding Gfo/Idh/MocA family protein: MTGQPFKIGIVGVQPGRSWAARAHIPALRTLADSFEIVGIANTSKASAQAAAAEMGVSKAFAGVAELITSPEVDIVTVAVKVPPHFEIVKAAIEAGKHVYCEWPLGNGLAEAREMAALVKARGVLGVVGTQARFAPEIEYLRHLILDGFVGEVLSTTLVARGGTALGGGTIPDAKTYGYLLDRANGATMLTIPVGHTLAALRDVLGEVVEVSAITATRRPTATANDTGEKLPVLAPDQVLVSGVLSSGAPISIHYRGGAARDGDGLFWEIHGTEGDIRVSGSSGHVQMVHLSLMGARGGDTAFHAIDIPSSYRTGWPEDAEPGNVARLYAKMAQDLREGTHTAPSFEDAVAVHRVIDAIERAAEGGHRVVLT; this comes from the coding sequence ATGACCGGACAACCCTTCAAGATCGGCATCGTTGGCGTGCAACCTGGAAGGAGCTGGGCTGCGCGCGCCCATATTCCCGCATTGCGCACTCTCGCCGACTCATTCGAGATCGTAGGGATCGCCAATACCAGCAAGGCCAGTGCCCAAGCAGCTGCAGCCGAGATGGGCGTGTCGAAAGCCTTCGCTGGAGTTGCCGAGTTGATCACATCGCCCGAGGTCGACATTGTCACTGTCGCGGTGAAGGTACCCCCGCACTTCGAAATCGTGAAGGCCGCGATCGAAGCTGGCAAACATGTCTATTGCGAATGGCCGCTCGGCAATGGATTGGCGGAAGCCCGCGAAATGGCTGCGCTTGTCAAGGCAAGAGGGGTCCTGGGCGTGGTGGGAACCCAAGCGCGTTTCGCGCCAGAGATCGAGTATCTGAGACATCTGATCCTCGACGGCTTTGTCGGCGAGGTGCTGTCGACGACCTTGGTCGCGCGAGGCGGGACTGCACTGGGCGGCGGCACCATTCCTGACGCGAAGACCTACGGATATTTGCTGGACCGCGCCAATGGTGCAACTATGCTGACAATCCCAGTGGGGCATACGCTGGCCGCGCTAAGGGATGTATTAGGCGAGGTCGTGGAAGTCTCTGCTATAACAGCGACACGTAGACCCACGGCGACAGCAAACGATACCGGTGAAAAGCTCCCTGTATTGGCACCTGACCAGGTGCTGGTGAGCGGGGTTTTGTCCAGCGGCGCACCCATTTCCATCCATTACCGCGGCGGCGCGGCGCGGGACGGCGATGGATTGTTTTGGGAAATCCACGGGACCGAGGGCGACATACGGGTCTCTGGCTCGTCCGGCCACGTGCAAATGGTGCATCTTTCACTGATGGGTGCGCGCGGCGGGGACACAGCATTCCATGCGATTGATATTCCCTCATCATACCGGACTGGTTGGCCGGAGGATGCCGAGCCTGGGAATGTCGCACGCCTCTATGCCAAGATGGCCCAGGATTTGCGCGAAGGCACTCATACTGCGCCAAGCTTTGAGGATGCGGTCGCAGTGCATCGGGTTATTGACGCGATCGAGAGAGCAGCCGAAGGCGGACATCGCGTCGTGCTAACTTGA
- a CDS encoding alpha/beta hydrolase, translating to MSTPNETVNHEELDEGRRTLLKLAGVGVAALGVASVAGAPVFAQGEAEWDKVFPKSEKVDHEKVSFKNRYGITLSADLYLPNNRPDSQLAAIVVSGPFGAVKEQSSGLYAQTMAERGFVTLAFDPSYTGESSGEPRNVASPDINTEDFSAAVDFIGLRPEVDRERIGVIGVCGWGGMALNAVAIDKRVKAVVASTMYNMTRVMSKGYNDSVTLEQRTKALEQLSLQRWADAEKGAPAYQPPYNVLKGGEAQFLIDYHDYYSTPRGYHKRAVNSGNAWTQTTPLSFMNMPILTYIAEISPRPVLFIHGEKAHSRYFSETAFAAAAEPKELMIIPGANHTDLYDQVDVIPFDKLQSFFDQHLSV from the coding sequence ATGAGCACCCCAAACGAAACCGTCAATCACGAAGAGCTAGACGAAGGTCGCCGCACCCTGCTGAAGCTGGCCGGTGTTGGAGTCGCAGCGCTCGGCGTCGCATCGGTTGCTGGTGCACCGGTGTTCGCCCAAGGTGAAGCTGAATGGGACAAGGTCTTCCCAAAGAGCGAAAAGGTTGACCACGAGAAGGTTAGCTTCAAGAACCGCTACGGCATCACCTTGTCGGCTGATCTCTATCTCCCCAATAACCGTCCCGACAGCCAACTTGCCGCAATCGTTGTAAGCGGCCCCTTCGGAGCCGTGAAGGAACAGTCTTCAGGCCTGTACGCACAGACTATGGCTGAGCGCGGTTTCGTGACGCTTGCTTTCGACCCCTCTTACACCGGAGAAAGCAGCGGTGAGCCGCGGAACGTTGCCTCTCCTGACATCAACACCGAAGACTTCAGCGCCGCCGTGGACTTCATCGGTCTTCGCCCGGAAGTCGATCGCGAGCGTATCGGCGTGATCGGCGTCTGCGGTTGGGGCGGAATGGCATTGAATGCCGTAGCCATCGACAAGCGCGTCAAGGCCGTGGTGGCCAGCACCATGTACAATATGACCCGCGTGATGTCCAAGGGCTACAACGACAGCGTGACGCTTGAACAGCGCACCAAGGCGCTGGAGCAGCTTAGCCTGCAGCGTTGGGCGGATGCCGAGAAAGGCGCACCTGCTTATCAGCCACCATACAACGTGCTGAAAGGTGGCGAAGCCCAGTTCTTGATCGACTACCATGATTACTACAGCACACCGCGCGGATATCATAAGCGCGCTGTGAACTCGGGCAACGCTTGGACGCAGACCACGCCACTGTCTTTCATGAACATGCCGATCCTGACCTATATCGCGGAGATTTCCCCGCGCCCAGTCCTGTTCATTCATGGTGAGAAGGCCCACTCTCGCTACTTCAGCGAAACTGCCTTTGCCGCTGCCGCCGAGCCCAAGGAACTGATGATCATCCCGGGAGCCAACCACACCGACCTCTACGATCAGGTCGACGTGATCCCGTTTGACAAGCTGCAGTCGTTCTTCGACCAGCATCTCAGCGTCTAA
- a CDS encoding MFS transporter: MSQNESKRRLGAGAIGNFGEIYDFAVFGFSVPILSQHFFPKSDPTAALLSTFAVYAVAFFARPVGGLVFGYLADRIGRVKVLAITIWLMAAGTAVIGLLPTYASVGVLAPALLVLCRLAQGFALGGETTGSTSYILESAPDNRRGWWVGIVWFFAHIPNALVALMLAGLQFVAGEDMYGDWLWRIPFIMGGLIGVIGFWLRRSLDDPEEYKAARREKKDTNTFRSMARTGGYKPILYVLMVQPVQTVGSYLLLGFMYSFLVKEAHLHPTDALMTNAAAILVLSAMIPASGRLSDRIGRKKVFTLGALWILMAAYPAVMLASTGNLANAFIGQLLLAIGIGIYNGAAFPAAAEFFPTSYRATGHAIAYQLAVAIFGGTTPLIATWLVSSTGSALAPGLYVTAIALVGLVLVQFVPETKGIRLRTAAASEDEASGLVPAASR; the protein is encoded by the coding sequence ATGAGCCAGAATGAATCCAAGCGGCGGCTTGGTGCCGGTGCGATCGGCAATTTCGGGGAAATCTACGATTTCGCGGTATTCGGATTTTCCGTCCCCATTCTATCGCAGCACTTCTTCCCGAAAAGCGACCCTACTGCAGCCTTGTTGAGCACTTTCGCAGTGTATGCAGTCGCGTTTTTTGCTCGCCCAGTTGGCGGTCTGGTGTTCGGTTACCTAGCTGACCGCATCGGTCGCGTGAAGGTGCTCGCCATCACAATTTGGCTCATGGCGGCGGGCACCGCGGTAATCGGCTTGTTGCCGACATACGCTTCGGTCGGCGTCTTAGCGCCGGCACTCCTGGTCCTTTGCCGACTAGCTCAGGGGTTCGCACTCGGTGGAGAGACGACGGGGAGCACTAGCTACATCCTGGAGTCGGCTCCTGACAACCGCCGTGGATGGTGGGTCGGCATCGTTTGGTTCTTCGCGCATATCCCGAATGCCCTCGTCGCCTTGATGCTGGCCGGTCTTCAGTTCGTGGCGGGCGAGGATATGTATGGTGATTGGCTTTGGCGTATTCCCTTTATCATGGGCGGTCTGATCGGTGTGATCGGCTTCTGGTTGCGCCGTAGCCTGGACGATCCAGAGGAATACAAGGCAGCCCGCCGCGAGAAGAAGGACACGAACACCTTCCGCTCGATGGCCCGTACCGGCGGATACAAGCCGATTCTCTACGTCTTGATGGTTCAACCCGTACAAACCGTGGGGTCCTACCTTCTCCTCGGGTTCATGTATTCATTCCTGGTCAAGGAAGCTCACTTACACCCGACTGATGCCCTGATGACAAATGCGGCAGCGATCTTGGTGCTTTCGGCCATGATTCCAGCTTCAGGCCGCCTGAGCGATCGGATCGGACGCAAGAAGGTTTTCACGCTTGGAGCCCTATGGATTCTCATGGCCGCCTACCCCGCGGTCATGCTGGCTTCGACGGGCAATCTCGCAAACGCGTTCATCGGTCAGTTGCTGCTGGCTATCGGTATTGGGATCTACAACGGTGCAGCCTTTCCAGCGGCAGCCGAGTTTTTCCCGACCTCCTACCGTGCGACTGGCCATGCGATCGCCTACCAGCTGGCTGTCGCCATCTTCGGCGGCACCACGCCATTGATCGCCACCTGGTTGGTCAGCAGCACTGGCTCGGCGCTCGCACCCGGTCTTTACGTGACCGCAATCGCACTCGTCGGGTTGGTGCTAGTGCAGTTCGTTCCTGAAACTAAGGGCATTCGCCTCCGCACTGCTGCTGCATCAGAAGACGAGGCGTCGGGTCTCGTGCCGGCGGCCTCGCGATGA
- the irrA gene encoding iron response transcriptional regulator IrrA has product MERRSSIAKDLRDAGLRPTEQRIALYRLLFANGHRHVTVEDLHAEAVAGGVTLSVATVYNALNDFTDAGLIRVLAVEGTRTWFDTNAADHHHFYVEGKGEIHDIDSDNISLCNIPVPPDGFEIANVDVVIRLRAIGG; this is encoded by the coding sequence ATGGAACGCAGATCATCGATAGCCAAAGACCTGCGAGACGCGGGTTTGCGGCCGACTGAACAGCGGATCGCGCTGTATAGGCTTCTTTTCGCGAACGGACATCGCCATGTGACTGTGGAAGACCTTCACGCAGAGGCTGTTGCGGGTGGCGTCACCCTGTCGGTAGCCACAGTCTACAATGCGCTGAACGATTTCACTGATGCTGGATTGATCCGGGTTCTTGCGGTGGAGGGTACACGCACCTGGTTCGATACCAACGCCGCTGACCATCACCACTTCTACGTCGAAGGCAAAGGTGAGATCCACGACATCGACAGCGACAACATATCCCTCTGCAATATCCCCGTGCCTCCAGACGGCTTCGAAATCGCGAACGTCGATGTCGTCATAAGGCTTCGCGCCATCGGCGGCTAA
- a CDS encoding NAD(P)-dependent oxidoreductase, whose product MSNKPVIGFIGVGMMGHGMAKNIRSKGYELWFLDQRPMPTLLEIGAKSAASPKDMAEKCDIIHICLQNSGQVEKVVKGSDGIIAGARPGLIVIDTSTSDPSSTLLLAQEMEVAGATLIDASLGRTPKEAEEGTLDAMVAGDDEVFERVKPVIECWAGRVIRVGAVGNGHKMKLLMNFIGMSYGALYAEAVVLGAKIGITPQAIRDVITGSRMDSGFFGTFMKYVVERDRDAHKFMISYAAKDLRYVNNMAADSKVTSIMASAAVQYYTHAEAIGHGNDFVPMLSDLVGKLNGVDMEDEVRKGTR is encoded by the coding sequence ATGAGTAACAAACCGGTCATCGGCTTCATCGGCGTCGGCATGATGGGCCACGGGATGGCGAAGAACATTCGGAGCAAGGGCTACGAGCTTTGGTTCCTGGACCAGCGCCCGATGCCCACCCTCCTTGAGATCGGTGCGAAAAGCGCTGCGAGCCCCAAGGACATGGCAGAGAAGTGCGACATTATTCACATCTGCCTCCAGAATTCGGGACAGGTCGAGAAGGTCGTCAAAGGCAGCGACGGCATCATTGCGGGCGCGCGTCCCGGTCTGATCGTGATCGACACTTCTACGTCGGACCCCTCGTCCACCCTCCTGCTTGCACAGGAAATGGAAGTAGCGGGGGCGACGCTGATCGACGCCTCACTAGGGCGAACGCCTAAGGAGGCCGAGGAAGGCACTCTTGATGCCATGGTCGCTGGCGACGACGAGGTCTTCGAGCGTGTGAAGCCTGTGATCGAATGCTGGGCCGGCCGCGTCATCCGGGTGGGTGCTGTTGGAAACGGACACAAAATGAAATTGCTGATGAACTTCATCGGCATGAGCTACGGCGCACTGTACGCCGAAGCCGTTGTACTTGGTGCAAAGATCGGCATTACGCCCCAGGCAATACGCGACGTCATTACAGGAAGCAGAATGGACAGTGGGTTCTTCGGCACGTTCATGAAGTACGTGGTGGAGCGCGACCGTGACGCCCACAAGTTCATGATCTCCTACGCAGCCAAGGACCTGCGCTACGTCAACAACATGGCGGCCGATTCCAAGGTGACAAGCATTATGGCTTCGGCAGCGGTCCAGTACTACACACACGCCGAGGCGATCGGGCACGGTAATGACTTCGTGCCGATGCTGAGCGATCTGGTCGGCAAGCTCAATGGTGTCGATATGGAAGACGAGGTTCGCAAGGGAACCCGCTGA
- a CDS encoding hydroxypyruvate isomerase family protein, protein MGSVKFSANLGFLWNDRPLPAAIKAAKEAGFDAVECHWPYAVPASETKAALDETGLKMLGLNTVRGNVTIGENGLSALPGREEEARAAIDQAIQYATEISAGAIHVMAGNSSGPRARKAFIENLVNACDNAGSDITILIEPLNHYNAPGYFLSTVEQAADIIREVAKPNLKLMFDFYHVQIMGGDVTRRFEAALPHIGHVQIASVPDRGSPDHGELDYSFTLRRVRELGWAQPIGAEYLPANGAVPDLAWLASFKD, encoded by the coding sequence GTGGGAAGCGTGAAATTCTCAGCTAACTTAGGCTTCCTTTGGAACGACCGTCCCCTGCCCGCAGCCATCAAGGCTGCGAAGGAGGCAGGCTTCGATGCAGTAGAGTGCCACTGGCCTTACGCCGTCCCCGCTTCGGAAACAAAAGCGGCGTTGGACGAAACGGGCCTCAAGATGCTCGGTTTGAATACCGTCCGTGGTAACGTCACGATTGGCGAGAACGGTTTGTCCGCGCTTCCCGGAAGAGAAGAGGAAGCGCGCGCGGCGATCGACCAAGCTATTCAGTACGCGACCGAGATTTCGGCTGGAGCAATCCACGTAATGGCAGGCAACTCGAGCGGCCCGCGAGCACGCAAGGCCTTCATCGAGAACCTTGTGAATGCATGCGACAATGCCGGATCGGACATTACGATCTTGATCGAGCCCCTCAATCACTACAACGCGCCAGGGTATTTCCTAAGCACCGTGGAACAGGCCGCTGATATCATCCGCGAGGTGGCAAAACCGAACCTCAAACTGATGTTCGACTTCTACCACGTCCAGATCATGGGTGGCGACGTCACGCGTCGCTTCGAAGCTGCATTGCCTCATATCGGCCACGTACAGATCGCCTCGGTTCCGGACCGCGGGAGCCCTGACCACGGTGAGCTGGACTACTCGTTCACGCTTCGACGCGTGCGCGAACTCGGCTGGGCACAGCCGATCGGTGCCGAGTATTTGCCCGCGAACGGTGCGGTTCCCGACCTGGCCTGGCTTGCATCATTCAAAGACTGA
- a CDS encoding aldolase, whose amino-acid sequence MSDEARLREQICDLAKSLFDRGLTHGSTGNVSARTSDGGLLVSPTGTSFGRLDPSRLSRFDSEGRHVSGDKPTKEMPLHSAFYDTRSQAGAVVHLHSCHAVAWSMMPDVNEDDFLPPLTPYAIMQLGRVKLLPFFRPGDPAMGEAVRGLAGKRTAVMLANHGPVVAGKDVEASCNAIEELEATARLAMLTCGCRPRQLKAEEILDVVTTFNVEWEA is encoded by the coding sequence ATGAGCGATGAAGCACGCTTGCGTGAACAGATCTGCGACCTCGCGAAGTCCCTGTTCGACCGCGGCCTGACGCACGGGTCGACAGGCAACGTTTCCGCCCGGACCTCCGACGGCGGCCTGCTGGTGTCCCCGACAGGGACGAGCTTCGGCCGCCTTGACCCTTCGCGGTTGAGCCGGTTCGACAGCGAGGGCCGGCATGTCAGCGGTGACAAGCCGACCAAAGAGATGCCTCTCCATAGCGCGTTCTATGACACCAGGAGTCAGGCCGGTGCTGTCGTTCACCTGCACTCGTGCCACGCGGTTGCCTGGTCAATGATGCCGGACGTCAACGAGGACGACTTTCTTCCTCCGTTAACTCCGTACGCAATCATGCAGCTCGGCCGCGTGAAGCTCCTGCCCTTCTTCCGGCCAGGCGATCCGGCGATGGGTGAAGCAGTCCGCGGGCTGGCCGGCAAGCGAACTGCGGTGATGCTGGCTAACCATGGGCCCGTAGTGGCGGGAAAAGACGTGGAGGCCTCGTGTAACGCCATCGAAGAGCTGGAGGCAACAGCCCGCCTCGCCATGCTGACATGCGGATGCCGTCCGCGCCAACTCAAGGCGGAAGAGATTCTAGACGTCGTAACGACCTTCAACGTGGAGTGGGAAGCGTGA